The segment GCATTGAGAACATCAGCGCCGACATCGCGGGCGGCGCGGTCGCCGGCCGGGCCCGGATCTGGGGGCGGGAGCCGGAGCGGCGGATCCGTTTCGAGGGCACCGTGCACCAGGCCAACCTCGGGCTCGCGGTCACGACGGTCTCGCAGCATCTGGCCCGTCGCCGCGGCGACTCCGTTCCGCGCGCCGAGCGCGTCCAGCCCGGCTACAACACGGCGAAACTCGAGCTGGCCGCCTCGGCCGAGGGCCGCGTCGATGATCCGCTCAGTTTCACCGGCAACGGCAGCGCGTCGATCGTCGGCCCCGAACTCGGACAGGTTCGGCTGCTCGGCCTTTTGTCGGACCTGCTGAACTTCACTGCGCTCCGGTTCACGCATGCCCAAGGCAACTTCAAGATCGAGGGGCCCAAGGTCTCTTTCCCGTCCGTCAACGTCACGGGCGCAAATTCAGCCATCCAGGCCCACGGCAGTTACTCGCTGGCCCGCCGCGAGTTGGATTTCAACGCCCGAGTCTATCCCTTCCAGGAAAGCTCCTCCCTCCTCCAGAACGTCGTCGGCGTCATGCTCACACCGCTGTCGGCGGTGCTGGAAGTGAAGTTAACTGGGGGGCTGGACGAGCCGAAATGGGCCTTTGTGATCGGTCCGACCAACCTCTTCCGCGCCCTTTCCGAACCCACGGAATCCGCGGCTCCGCCCCCCGGCAACTCCTCTTCCGCCTCACCGTCGGAAACGTCTGGTCGCTGATCTCCGTGCGGTTGCCGGCGGAAAACACATTGATCCATTCCTGCGCGGCCCCTTAACTAGGGGGAAACCCTCAATGCCCTTTCTGCCCACATTACCCCGCAGAACCTGGCTGGAGCGATCGTCCCTCCTGATTGCGAGCTTGCTGCTCGTGATCGGGGTATCGACGTTGGTGGGCACGTGGGCGGGGGTGGAGGCCTTCGTGCAGCCGTCGCCTCAGGCCGCTTCCATCAAAGCGAACGAAGCGCTGTGTTTCACCCTCCTCGGGCTGGTGCTGCTGGCGATCGAGCTGGGCCGGCCGATGGCCAGCTGGGCGGCCGTGATTCCCGCAGCGATCGCCGCGCTGTCGCTCGCCGAGCACGCGCTGCGAATCAACCTCGGCCTGGATGAACTGTTCGGCACCGACCGGTGGCTGGTCGATACCGCACATCCCGGACGGATGTCGGCGATGTCCGCGTGCAGCATCCTGCTCGTCTCGCTGGCGCTGACGTGGCGCAGCCTGCGGCGCGGCACCCCCGCGCGACTTTTCACGGAGGCGGTGATCAGCTCGCTCGTTGCCTCTGGCGGTTTTTCCACATTGCTCGGTTACGCCGTCAGCCTGCCGGCGGTTTACCGCTGGGGCACCCACACCGCCACTTCGCCGCTCGCCGCCGCCGCTCTCCTGGTGCTGGGCGTCGGCCTGCTCATCCTGGCTTGGCGGGAAACGATGAACGCCGGCGGCGGTCCGCCCGCGTGGTCGCCGATGCCCGCGATCGTCGGCTGCCTCACGTTCACGCTGATCCTTTGGATCGGGTTGCGCGAACGCGAAACCGTCTACCTCGGCGCGAAGACGCAGACGGAGATGGATTCGCTGGCGACGAGTTTCAAATACGAGTTCGACCGGCAGGCCGCCGCCATCGAGCGACTCGCCCGCATGTGGGCGGATGGCGCGCTGACCGCCGAAGCCGTGTGGGAGGTCGACGCGGGCTCCCAATGGCAGGATTCGTCGGGCCGGCTCGGGATCCTGTCGATCGCGGTGCTCAATCCCGAGCTGCGCACGATCTGGGTTTATCCGCGCGAGGAGAACGCCACGGCGATTTCGCTGGATCATGCGATGGATCCGGTGCGGCAGGCGGCGATCGCCGCCGCGCGCATCAATCGCGGCCCGGTCATCTCCGGCACGACGGAACTCGGCGGCCGGGGCCACGGCGTGGTCATCTATGCCCCGATCATCCGGCAGGGTGTGGCGAGCGGGTACGTCGCCGCCGAGTTCCTCTACCGCACCTTTTTCAGCAGCGTCATCGCCGAACGGAAAATCGAGGACGGGCACCTCGTCGAGGTGAAGATCGGCGCGGAGGAGGCGTATCGCACCGTGCTGCAGCCGAAGGAGCAACGCCACGATGCGCTGCTCATCGACAAGACCTACCCGATGTTCGACCGCCGCGTCCGCGTGACGATGACGCCGCGCACTGAGGCGCTCCAAAACGACCGGCGCTATCTCCCCGAGCTGGCGCTCGGCGCGGGCATCGGCATCGCACTGCTGCTGGGCCTGAGCGTGCACCTCGCGCGGGGCGCACGCGCCGGACAACATGCGGCCGAGCTTTCGAACAAGAAGCTCCACGCCGAAAACGAGGAACGCCGCCGCATCGAGGCGCGGCTGAAGGTTTCGGACGAGCGCCTGCGGCTCGCGCTCGACTCGACGCAGATCGGCATTTTCGAGTGGAACGTCGCCGCCGGCCACGTCTACTACAGCTCCGGACTCTGGGCGATGCTGGGCTACGAGCACAGCCGGATGTCGGCGACCGTCGCCGCCTGGCAGTCGCTGATTCACCCCGACGATCTGCCCACCTATCGCCGCCGCGTCGACTCGCAGCTCAACGGCGTGGCGTCGTTCATTGAACCGGAATTCCGCGTCAAATCCCACGGGGGTGAGTGGCGCTGGGTTTACACCCGCTCCAAGACCGTGGCGGCCAGCACCAGCGGCCGCCCGACCCGGATCATCGGCACCGTCCAAGACATCACCGCCCGCCGCGAAGCGGAACAGGCGCTGCGCGAAAGCCAGGCCGAGACCCGCAAGCTCTCGCTCGTCGCCGCCAAGACTGACAACCCGG is part of the Opitutus terrae PB90-1 genome and harbors:
- a CDS encoding response regulator, whose protein sequence is MPFLPTLPRRTWLERSSLLIASLLLVIGVSTLVGTWAGVEAFVQPSPQAASIKANEALCFTLLGLVLLAIELGRPMASWAAVIPAAIAALSLAEHALRINLGLDELFGTDRWLVDTAHPGRMSAMSACSILLVSLALTWRSLRRGTPARLFTEAVISSLVASGGFSTLLGYAVSLPAVYRWGTHTATSPLAAAALLVLGVGLLILAWRETMNAGGGPPAWSPMPAIVGCLTFTLILWIGLRERETVYLGAKTQTEMDSLATSFKYEFDRQAAAIERLARMWADGALTAEAVWEVDAGSQWQDSSGRLGILSIAVLNPELRTIWVYPREENATAISLDHAMDPVRQAAIAAARINRGPVISGTTELGGRGHGVVIYAPIIRQGVASGYVAAEFLYRTFFSSVIAERKIEDGHLVEVKIGAEEAYRTVLQPKEQRHDALLIDKTYPMFDRRVRVTMTPRTEALQNDRRYLPELALGAGIGIALLLGLSVHLARGARAGQHAAELSNKKLHAENEERRRIEARLKVSDERLRLALDSTQIGIFEWNVAAGHVYYSSGLWAMLGYEHSRMSATVAAWQSLIHPDDLPTYRRRVDSQLNGVASFIEPEFRVKSHGGEWRWVYTRSKTVAASTSGRPTRIIGTVQDITARREAEQALRESQAETRKLSLVAAKTDNPVLIISPAGSIEWVNESFSRVMEYSLDEVVGRSPIDFVAAAETDARTLQEIDAAIAQGRAHSGDVVTHSKRGRKYHLRVELQPVRNDAGQLQNFIVIETDITARVDTELALRRAKTEADEASRAKSDFLASMSHEIRTPMNGVIGMTSLLMETDLSPEQRDFVNTIRTSGEALLTIINDILDFSKIESGKMDLEHLPFELATCLEESLDLFALQASAKHLELAYHIAPDVPEWIIGDITRLRQIVVNLVNNAVKFTSAGSIAIEVRRRPPTVPANLKRFPLEFVVRDTGIGIPAERLDRLFKAFSQVDSSTTRKYGGTGLGLAICQRLSILMGGGIRVESKVGEGSSFIFTITTEEAAAGAPLVAPPDLDQLKGCPVLCVEDHPVVQRRIAGLLEPYGATCHFAANAFAGAALAATLPTPPALVIIDGDETEGSSPLEALQSIKAPRLLMLPFGQTAPPPPADRQPFTSIFKPFKTTSFLHVVSALLNPATHTVIATDTTGPFTRRLAEEFPLDILLAEDNTVNQKVALRFLERLGYRADAVSNGQEAVTTLAARHYHLVLMDLQMPEMDGLEASRQIRKKVPASRQPKIVALTANAMQGDRERCLEAGMDDYISKPVKLHEIEAAIRRLFASREANTPQTIG